A genomic region of Scyliorhinus canicula chromosome 4, sScyCan1.1, whole genome shotgun sequence contains the following coding sequences:
- the LOC119964722 gene encoding toll-like receptor 2, which translates to MEKLLLGSRIYFTDITAKMTCRGAVAILMSTLFMTVFCANQKRVDTSLVNCSGIEYPFSRCNLKPNVEILDLSHNNITIIQQQSFQNLIKLKELFLQFNHITVLEPGSFAKNSELRYLDLSNNFLRDISGLPFNRLQSLTHLDITNNMFDTADFGAEINKLQKLHSLRFGNTRLSSLKSSSLSALRGIPLKEVYLITGLLQAYEPGTLNALQNVEKLSLDLQFGQKAELLINIFKDIPATTTTLEILNSDLIKNAKNINLFFPLKKSNILTLVVQNITIDDALTTHFFNSVLGSKIEELFLNTIKMDGIGNWKIIPVPSDQINLRKLHISNVDNPNFYHFYSLEYFLAIFAKLTELMILDGNLFYVPCQVSKKMIYLTYLDITTNLLQEFSFIPEKCNAPFPNLKTLIVDRNQFSKLHKFSTLLSKMKNLSSIRACHNDLRLQKGPACTWPQTMTHINFSHNNLESNVFGCLPVSLESLDLSYNLITTVPNLKRLRNLREMFLTANIIVSFPEIPVGNSLKILHIDHNKIKNLNMHSSQALDLVELKFSNNPFECFCEIQTVFNYVQQAQTAILEWPNQYQCDRPQKFKGQAIQFLKFSPIECKIPLFVGVLLACVVILVIVCIMLCIKYNVTWYIRTLWLWLKAKRGVDVSLVENKFEYNAFISYSEYDSSWVKNKLLVQLENSDPPCRICIHERDFKPGKSIINNIIDCISKSYKTIFILSKHFVQSEWCHYELFFAHQQVFDDKKDSLILLLLEPIPKNSIPDRFCKLRKLMNRNTYLEWPQNEFQQSFFWKRLKAVLNLDFHSCSSQVTQQEIIQIPDQI; encoded by the coding sequence ATGGAGAAGTTGCTACTTGGAAGCAGAATTTACTTCACAGATATCACGGCCAAGATGACATGCCGAGGAGCAGTTGCTATATTGATGAGTACTCTATTTATGACTGTTTTTTGTGCGAACCAAAAGAGGGTGGATACTTCTTTAGTAAATTGTTCAGGAATTGAATATCCATTTTCCCGTTGCAACCTGAAACCAAATGTAGAGATTTTGGACTTGTCTCACAACAACATCACAATAATTCAACAGCAGAGTTTCCAGAACCTTATCAAGCTGAAAGAACTTTTTCTTCAGTTCAATCACATCACTGTGTTAGAACCTGGATCATTTGCAAAAAATTCAGAACTAAGATATCTTGATCTTTCAAATAATTTTTTGCGTGATATTTCAGGCTTGCCATTTAACCGCCTCCAGTCACTAACACATCTTGATATCACTAACAACATGTTTGATACAGCTGACTTTGGAGCAGAGATCAACAAACTACAAAAGCTGCATTCTCTACGGTTTGGAAACACTCGTCTTTCTTCTTTGAAGTCCAGCTCATTATCCGCACTTCGTGGAATCCCACTTAAGGAGGTTTATTTAATTACCGGACTCCTGCAGGCATATGAACCCGGAACACTTAATGCCTTGCAGAATGTAGAAAAGCTTTCCCTTGATTTACAGTTTGGGCAGAAAGCAGAGTTATTGATCAATATTTTCAAGGATATTCCAGCAACGACCACTACACTGGAAATTCTAAATTCTGATTTAATCAAAAAtgcaaaaaatataaatttatttttccCTTTGAAGAAGTCAAATATCTTGACTCTAGTTGTGCAGAATATTACCATTGATGATGCTTTGACCACTCATTTTTTTAACTCTGTTCTCGGCTCAAAAATAGAAGAATTATTTTTGAACACAATAAAAATGGATGGCATTGGCAATTGGAAAATAATACCTGTACCATCTGATCAGATTAatttgcgcaaactccacataagTAATGTAGATAATCCAAACTTCTACCATTTTTACTCACTTGAATATTTTCTTGCTATATTTGCAAAACTGACAGAGTTAATGATATTAGATGGAAATTTGTTTTATGTTCCATGTCAGGTATCAAAAAAGATGATTTATTTAACATATTTGGACATAACTACTAATTTGCTTCAAGAATTCAGCTTTATTCCTGAAAAATGCAATGCTCCTTTCCCCAATCTTAAAACTCTCATAGTAGATAGGAACCAATTTTCAAAGTTACACAAATTTAGTACATTATTATCTAAAATGAAGAACTTGTCTAGTATACGTGCCTGTCACAATGATCTTAGACTACAGAAGGGACCTGCCTGCACATGGCCTCAGACTATGACACATATAAATTTTTCACACAATAATCTAGAAAGCAATGTGTTTGGCTGCTTGCCGGTATCACTGGAATCACTAGACTTGAGTTACAATTTGATCACCACGGTTCCAAATCTCAAAAGGCTGAGAAATCTCCGTGAAATGTTTTTGACAGCAAATATCATAGTATCATTTCCCGAGATTCCAGTGGGTAACTCACTGAAAATCTTGCACATTGACCACAATAAAATTAAGAACTTAAACATGCATTCATCACAGGCCTTAGATCTAGTTGAGCTCAAATTCAGCAATAACCCTTTTGAATGCTTCTGTGAAATTCAGACAGTCTTTAATTATGTTCAACAGGCACAAACAGCAATTCTTGAATGGCCAAACCAGTATCAATGTGACCGTCCACAAAAATTTAAAGGCCAAGCTATCCAATTTCTGAAATTTTCTCCTATTGAGTGCAAAATTCCCTTATTTGTTGGGGTCCTTTTGGCATGTGTAGTAATTTTGGTAATTGTGTGTATTATGCTGTGTATAAAGTATAATGTTACCTGGTACATCCGCACACTCTGGCTTTGGCTGAAAGCTAAAAGAGGCGTAGACGTCAGTCTGGTTGAAAACAAATTTGAGTACAATGCTTTCATTTCATACAGTGAATATGACTCGTCATGGGTGAAGAATAAATTGTTGGTACAGTTAGAAAATAGCGACCCACCATGTCGCATCTGTATCCATGAAAGAGACTTCAAACCTGGGAAGTCAATAATCAACAATATAATTGACTGTATCTCAAAAAGCTACAAAACCATATTCATCCTGTCAAAGCACTTTGTGCAAAGTGAATGGTGCCACTATGAACTCTTCTTTGCCCACCAACAGGTATTTGATGACAAAAAGGACAGTCTTATCCTACTCCTGTTGGAACCTATTCCAAAGAATTCCATCCCTGATCGGTTTTGCAAACTAAGGAAATTGATGAACCGAAACACTTATTTGGAATGGCCTCAGAATGAGTTTCAACAGAGCTTCTTTTGGAAAAGATTGAAAGCTGTTCTGAATTTAGATTTCCATTCATGCAGTTCACAAGTAACCCAGCAAGagattatccaaatacctgatcAGATCTGA